One part of the Halobellus ruber genome encodes these proteins:
- a CDS encoding ferredoxin produces the protein MRVEIDRAACDGIFACLVHDDRFAEDEAGLATVDPDAAGVVDVERTEERVIATFEGDADAAALAERACPPGAITVREDVTAQSTDAAREGDA, from the coding sequence ATGCGGGTGGAAATCGACCGGGCGGCGTGCGACGGCATCTTCGCGTGTCTCGTCCACGACGACCGGTTCGCCGAGGACGAGGCGGGGCTGGCGACGGTCGACCCCGACGCGGCGGGGGTCGTCGACGTCGAGCGGACCGAAGAGCGCGTGATCGCGACCTTCGAGGGCGACGCCGACGCGGCGGCGCTGGCCGAGCGGGCGTGCCCGCCGGGCGCGATCACGGTCCGTGAGGACGTGACAGCGCAGTCGACGGACGCGGCACGGGAGGGCGACGCGTGA
- a CDS encoding PQQ-binding-like beta-propeller repeat protein, with amino-acid sequence MLAEGIRRPLGGLDPARSRHNWARSAVVVAEGTVLVGGPDGRVTAFGADTGFEEQWSSDTGSGYVVSLAAADDRVAVGTRGADAAVSLVSSEGGAPQWTHAAADEVGTAAADSLLARPYVVDVGIAGGAATGDDVIVAAIRRYERPGGERSWSSAVLGIAPDGAVRWRHIADASPVAVDVDAGRVAVAYNRRPRAGDGLVVLDAATGKQVLSWDPDAPGDRRVGDVAFADGAVAVASHADKRGYLLGPDGTEQWVVDLGSPRSVGSETVYTYPNHVFAADGAAVFVTGNTFAEATREPDARHPGEHTVAAVDGGDVAWTHDIGGFARDVSASGSHVAVPSAQHFRRRDADTHAVHVFDACGGHLAERSVPGIASSAAIGAETLAAVEEPVAYHDEDVTRGSHRLRAWSVGTGGW; translated from the coding sequence ATGCTCGCCGAGGGAATCCGCCGACCGCTCGGCGGGCTCGACCCCGCACGGAGCCGCCACAACTGGGCCCGGTCCGCCGTGGTCGTCGCCGAGGGGACCGTCCTCGTCGGCGGGCCGGACGGTCGGGTGACTGCGTTTGGCGCGGATACCGGGTTCGAAGAGCAGTGGTCGTCCGACACGGGATCGGGGTACGTCGTCTCACTGGCTGCAGCCGACGACCGAGTCGCGGTCGGGACCCGCGGGGCCGACGCCGCCGTCTCCCTGGTGTCGTCGGAGGGAGGGGCGCCGCAGTGGACGCACGCGGCGGCCGACGAGGTCGGGACAGCGGCGGCCGACTCGCTGCTCGCTCGACCGTACGTGGTCGATGTCGGCATCGCGGGCGGGGCGGCCACCGGCGACGACGTCATCGTCGCCGCGATCAGGCGCTACGAACGACCCGGCGGCGAGCGGTCGTGGTCGAGCGCCGTCCTCGGAATCGCCCCCGACGGCGCGGTGCGGTGGCGACATATCGCCGACGCCTCGCCGGTCGCGGTCGACGTCGACGCCGGGCGGGTCGCGGTCGCGTACAACAGGCGACCACGGGCCGGCGACGGGCTCGTCGTCCTCGACGCCGCAACCGGCAAGCAGGTCCTGTCGTGGGATCCCGACGCCCCCGGCGATCGACGAGTCGGCGACGTGGCGTTCGCCGACGGCGCGGTTGCGGTCGCGAGCCACGCCGACAAGCGCGGCTACTTGCTCGGCCCCGACGGAACCGAACAGTGGGTGGTCGACCTCGGGAGCCCCCGGTCCGTCGGGAGCGAGACCGTCTATACGTACCCAAATCACGTCTTCGCGGCCGACGGCGCCGCGGTCTTCGTGACCGGGAACACGTTCGCGGAAGCGACCCGCGAGCCCGACGCCCGCCACCCGGGCGAGCACACAGTGGCGGCGGTCGATGGGGGCGACGTTGCGTGGACGCACGATATCGGCGGCTTCGCGCGGGACGTGTCGGCGTCCGGCTCCCACGTTGCCGTGCCGTCCGCCCAGCACTTCCGGCGACGGGACGCCGACACTCACGCGGTCCACGTCTTCGACGCCTGCGGCGGACACCTCGCGGAGCGATCCGTTCCCGGTATCGCATCGAGCGCGGCGATCGGAGCGGAGACGCTCGCTGCCGTGGAGGAACCCGTCGCGTATCACGACGAGGACGTCACACGCGGGTCCCACCGGCTACGTGCGTGGTCGGTCGGAACCGGCGGCTGGTAG
- the cobJ gene encoding precorrin-3B C(17)-methyltransferase yields the protein MSNETDTERTCGATDSTDTEPTCGATDSATEDGDAKPDGGVAAAETSSSSTSKCGGSSSSSSSSSKCGGASSTTDEKVAAAASDFDADPGRLVAVGLGPGQPGGMTTRAKSALRGVDQIVGYTTYIDLLPDDIVEGADEIYSTPMCGEVSRTEEAIDRTLSGNDVAIVGSGDPNVYALGGLALEILESKGGTASAVDFEVVPGVPAAQSCAARLGAPLVNDTVSISLSDHLTEMETIESRLHAVAAEGFTIAIYNPWSRKRRSNYETCCEILLEHRDPETPVGIVHAAGRDDEEVAIAELGELPDLGETDLVDMTTTLLVGNGDTYVWDDRMVTPRGYERKYDY from the coding sequence ATGAGCAACGAAACTGACACCGAACGGACGTGTGGCGCGACGGACAGCACCGACACAGAACCGACGTGCGGCGCGACGGACAGCGCGACAGAGGACGGGGACGCGAAACCCGACGGCGGGGTCGCGGCGGCCGAGACCTCGTCGTCGTCGACCTCGAAGTGCGGGGGGTCGTCGTCGAGTTCATCGTCTTCCTCGAAGTGCGGCGGCGCCTCCTCAACCACCGACGAGAAGGTCGCCGCGGCGGCGTCGGACTTCGACGCCGACCCCGGCCGCCTGGTCGCGGTCGGCCTCGGCCCCGGACAACCCGGCGGGATGACCACGCGGGCGAAGTCCGCGCTCCGGGGGGTCGACCAGATCGTCGGCTACACCACCTACATCGACCTCCTGCCCGACGACATCGTCGAGGGTGCCGACGAGATCTACTCCACGCCGATGTGCGGGGAGGTCTCCCGGACCGAGGAGGCGATCGACCGGACGCTTTCGGGCAACGACGTCGCGATCGTCGGCAGCGGCGATCCAAACGTCTACGCCCTCGGTGGGCTGGCGCTCGAGATCCTCGAATCCAAGGGCGGCACCGCGTCGGCGGTCGACTTCGAGGTCGTCCCCGGCGTCCCGGCCGCCCAGTCGTGTGCGGCGCGGCTCGGCGCGCCGCTGGTCAACGACACGGTCTCGATCAGCCTCTCGGATCACCTCACCGAGATGGAGACCATCGAGTCGCGGCTCCACGCGGTCGCCGCCGAGGGGTTCACCATCGCGATCTACAACCCCTGGAGCCGGAAGCGCCGGTCGAACTACGAGACCTGCTGTGAGATCCTCTTGGAGCACCGCGACCCCGAGACGCCCGTCGGGATCGTCCACGCGGCCGGTCGCGACGACGAGGAGGTCGCGATCGCGGAGCTGGGCGAGCTGCCGGACCTCGGCGAGACCGACCTGGTGGACATGACCACCACGCTGCTCGTTGGCAACGGCGACACCTACGTCTGGGACGACCGGATGGTGACGCCGCGGGGCTACGAGCGGAAGTACGACTACTGA
- a CDS encoding VWA domain-containing protein, with protein sequence MARRHTPFPAIVGQPELKRALLAVAADDALDGVLVRGERGTAKSTAVRALAELLPDQRAVADCPYGCPPDDPERQCDSCRERTDPPIETRSVPLVTLPLGATRERVVGTLSVADALDGDAEFDPGLLARANRGILYVDEVNLLDDHLVDVLLDAAASGVNRVERDGVSVDHPAEFTLIGTMNPEEGELRPQLRDRFALQTTVTASDDLDDRVAIIEQALGADDAGESESLPDRYRGETDALRERLLRARELVCEVDLPAEFKADIAELCRDAGVDGHRADVATARTARTLAALDGRSKVIESDVEEAASLALPHRLQRQPFDDAPDVDDVLDEQFGEDEGDDQGDRDTGSGTDDDAGGDGNDGDGGDTPSDEASGDGGGGRPADDPDPEGEDSPDNGGEAAPDPGDDPAPGEGADDPDAADRPTGASADATPDDGESGGDEGTDPDGTATPLVPGERRAEVGDAAAPPVDGVETEAADADGGSRVGVAPSAEGQGSRVRTERATPDGDIDAAASVRAAAADGRDRVTDEDLRTSVRADTAGALVVFVVDASASMRPAMREAKGTVLSLLEGAYQQRDEVAFVAVAGDDAEVLLPPTDSVALAARHLKELPAGDRTPLPAGLDAAGRLLTGEDVDAGVVVVVTDGRANVAGEGKSPTEATRAAARRLAAADPLVVLVDAGDDGAGVTGIVERETDAARIPLSELSAERVADAVGDR encoded by the coding sequence ATGGCCCGTCGTCACACGCCGTTTCCCGCAATCGTCGGCCAGCCGGAGTTGAAACGGGCGCTTTTGGCCGTCGCAGCCGACGACGCGCTCGACGGAGTTCTCGTCCGTGGGGAGCGCGGGACCGCGAAGTCGACCGCCGTACGGGCGCTCGCGGAGTTGCTTCCCGACCAGCGCGCGGTGGCGGACTGCCCGTACGGGTGTCCGCCTGACGACCCCGAGCGACAGTGCGACTCGTGTCGGGAACGGACGGACCCCCCGATAGAGACCCGATCAGTTCCGCTCGTGACCCTGCCGCTCGGCGCGACCCGCGAGCGGGTTGTGGGGACCCTTTCGGTTGCGGACGCCCTCGACGGCGACGCGGAGTTCGATCCCGGCTTGCTTGCGCGGGCCAATCGGGGAATCCTCTACGTCGACGAGGTGAACCTGCTGGACGACCACTTAGTGGACGTGCTCCTCGATGCGGCCGCGAGCGGCGTCAACCGGGTCGAGCGCGACGGCGTGAGCGTCGACCACCCCGCCGAGTTCACCCTGATCGGGACGATGAACCCCGAGGAGGGCGAACTCCGGCCACAACTGCGGGACCGGTTTGCGCTCCAGACGACCGTTACGGCCAGCGACGACCTCGACGACCGCGTTGCGATCATCGAGCAGGCGCTCGGGGCGGACGACGCCGGCGAGTCGGAGTCGCTTCCGGACCGCTACCGCGGGGAGACCGACGCCCTCCGCGAGCGCCTCCTGCGGGCACGGGAGCTGGTCTGCGAGGTCGACCTCCCCGCGGAGTTCAAAGCCGATATCGCGGAACTCTGTCGGGACGCGGGGGTCGACGGCCATCGGGCGGACGTCGCGACCGCCCGGACCGCCCGCACGCTCGCCGCGCTCGACGGTCGGTCGAAGGTCATCGAGTCCGACGTCGAGGAGGCGGCGTCGCTCGCGCTGCCGCACCGGCTCCAGCGGCAGCCGTTCGACGACGCGCCGGACGTCGACGACGTGCTCGACGAGCAGTTCGGGGAAGACGAGGGGGATGATCAGGGTGACCGCGACACGGGGAGTGGCACGGACGACGACGCCGGGGGGGACGGGAACGACGGCGACGGGGGTGACACACCGTCCGACGAAGCCTCGGGGGACGGCGGCGGGGGTCGCCCCGCGGACGACCCCGATCCGGAGGGTGAGGACAGTCCCGATAACGGCGGGGAAGCCGCTCCCGACCCCGGAGACGACCCCGCGCCCGGTGAGGGAGCCGACGATCCCGACGCCGCGGACCGACCGACGGGCGCGTCGGCGGACGCGACGCCGGACGACGGGGAGTCAGGCGGCGACGAAGGGACCGATCCCGACGGGACGGCCACCCCCCTGGTCCCCGGTGAGCGCCGGGCCGAGGTCGGCGACGCCGCGGCGCCGCCGGTGGACGGAGTCGAAACCGAAGCGGCAGACGCGGACGGGGGTTCCCGCGTGGGCGTCGCCCCCTCGGCGGAGGGACAGGGGTCCCGCGTCCGGACGGAACGGGCGACGCCCGACGGCGACATCGATGCCGCGGCGTCTGTCCGGGCGGCCGCAGCGGACGGTCGGGATCGGGTCACGGACGAGGACCTCCGGACTTCGGTCAGGGCGGACACGGCGGGCGCACTCGTCGTGTTCGTCGTCGACGCGAGCGCGTCGATGCGGCCCGCGATGCGCGAGGCGAAGGGCACCGTCCTGTCGCTGCTCGAGGGCGCCTACCAGCAGCGCGACGAGGTGGCGTTCGTAGCCGTCGCGGGCGACGACGCGGAGGTGTTGCTCCCGCCGACCGACAGCGTCGCGCTCGCGGCCCGGCATCTGAAGGAACTGCCCGCGGGCGACCGGACGCCGCTACCCGCCGGGCTCGACGCCGCGGGGCGGCTCCTGACCGGCGAGGACGTCGACGCCGGCGTCGTGGTCGTGGTGACCGACGGCCGCGCGAACGTCGCCGGCGAGGGGAAGAGCCCCACGGAAGCGACCCGGGCCGCCGCCCGCCGGCTCGCGGCCGCCGATCCGCTGGTCGTCCTGGTCGACGCCGGCGACGACGGGGCGGGCGTGACCGGCATCGTCGAGCGCGAGACCGACGCGGCGCGGATTCCGCTTTCGGAACTCTCGGCCGAGCGGGTCGCCGACGCGGTCGGGGATCGGTAG
- a CDS encoding cobalamin biosynthesis protein — MSEAAPSGLLASHPDTAYFWGHVAGAGDVGRERITVETPDETCADRLAAIAGGGEIDHDRIERPYAHDTDLTKAEDEYTVTVSGGVAAQGSAAFGLPTDGDGGGYRFSALADHRRELLRGLLESCGTVCFKSAAGVVGISFVHDDRALLETVDRLLAACPVDAPTGEISETSSGGYWFGIDDDAAGAFGEWVYDGSDDRDLFAPTRRRKLEGSLERAAELNSEPEAPDG; from the coding sequence GTGAGCGAGGCCGCCCCGTCGGGGCTGCTCGCGAGCCACCCCGACACCGCGTACTTCTGGGGCCACGTCGCCGGCGCCGGCGACGTCGGCCGCGAACGGATCACCGTCGAGACGCCCGACGAAACCTGCGCCGACCGGCTCGCCGCCATCGCTGGTGGCGGCGAGATCGACCACGACCGGATCGAACGCCCGTACGCCCACGACACCGACCTCACGAAAGCCGAAGACGAGTACACGGTGACCGTCTCCGGCGGCGTTGCGGCGCAGGGCAGCGCCGCGTTCGGGCTGCCGACCGACGGCGACGGCGGGGGCTACCGCTTCAGCGCGCTCGCGGACCACCGCCGGGAACTCCTGCGCGGGCTGCTGGAGAGCTGCGGGACGGTCTGTTTCAAGTCCGCCGCCGGCGTCGTGGGGATCTCGTTCGTCCACGACGACCGGGCGCTCCTGGAAACGGTCGACCGGCTGCTCGCGGCCTGTCCCGTCGACGCGCCGACCGGGGAGATATCGGAGACCTCATCGGGCGGCTACTGGTTCGGGATCGACGACGACGCCGCGGGCGCGTTCGGCGAGTGGGTCTACGACGGCAGCGACGACCGGGACCTGTTCGCGCCGACGCGTCGGCGGAAGCTGGAGGGGAGCCTCGAACGGGCGGCCGAGCTGAACTCCGAACCGGAGGCTCCTGACGGATGA
- a CDS encoding CbiX/SirB N-terminal domain-containing protein encodes MSVDNAPQIDAPLDDDAVLVVGHGSRREKSNEQVREVAADLESQLEIPVDAAYLELAEPAIPDAIGTLAPTCRRLTVVPLSLFGASHVKNDIPLAVQTARARHDGVTIRYGSHLGVHPSLVDLLDDRVRSVEADLGVDRAEDDVAVVVCARGSSDPDSNADVHKLARLLYEGRDLGRVEASFIGVTTPELDDTLHAVAKDRPDAIAVVPYMLGDGVLTGRIVDTAEEFDDEYPYVAAGAGDPLGTDHRVVDVLADRWREARSDSVEMSCDTCKYKVELSGYEEDKGGARAMLRSLVHEAEHADRDDVDDDPHTHDAPGKHVAVCTNQTCAESGATAVMEELRNSARDADCDARITRSSCLGQCGDGPMVAVYPDGIWYGGVTTDDADRVVSSHLEDDTIVSDLVHQTL; translated from the coding sequence ATGAGCGTCGATAACGCCCCCCAGATCGATGCGCCGCTCGACGACGACGCGGTACTCGTGGTGGGCCACGGCTCCCGCCGGGAGAAGTCGAACGAACAGGTCCGCGAGGTCGCCGCGGACCTCGAATCCCAGTTGGAGATCCCGGTCGACGCCGCGTACCTCGAACTCGCCGAACCGGCGATCCCCGACGCCATCGGGACGCTCGCGCCGACCTGCCGCCGGCTCACGGTCGTTCCGCTCTCCTTGTTCGGCGCGAGCCACGTCAAAAACGACATTCCGCTCGCGGTCCAGACCGCCCGTGCCCGCCACGACGGGGTGACGATCCGGTACGGGTCGCACCTCGGCGTCCATCCCTCGCTCGTCGACCTGCTCGACGACCGGGTGCGCTCTGTCGAGGCTGATCTCGGCGTCGACCGCGCCGAGGACGACGTCGCGGTCGTGGTCTGCGCCCGCGGCTCCAGCGACCCCGACTCCAACGCCGACGTCCACAAGCTCGCGCGGCTGCTCTACGAGGGCCGCGACCTCGGCCGGGTGGAGGCCTCGTTCATCGGGGTCACAACGCCGGAACTCGACGACACGCTCCACGCGGTCGCGAAGGACCGCCCCGATGCGATCGCGGTCGTTCCGTACATGCTCGGTGACGGGGTGCTGACGGGGCGGATCGTCGACACCGCCGAGGAGTTCGACGACGAGTACCCGTACGTCGCGGCCGGCGCGGGCGACCCGCTCGGGACGGACCATCGCGTGGTCGACGTGCTCGCCGACCGATGGCGGGAGGCGCGCTCCGACAGCGTCGAGATGTCGTGTGACACCTGCAAGTACAAGGTCGAACTCTCGGGGTACGAAGAGGACAAGGGCGGCGCCCGCGCGATGCTCCGGTCGCTCGTCCACGAGGCCGAGCACGCCGACCGCGACGACGTCGACGACGACCCCCACACCCACGACGCCCCCGGAAAACACGTCGCGGTCTGCACCAACCAGACCTGCGCCGAGAGCGGCGCGACCGCGGTGATGGAGGAACTCCGGAACAGCGCCCGCGACGCCGACTGCGACGCCCGGATCACCAGAAGCTCCTGTCTGGGGCAGTGCGGCGACGGCCCGATGGTGGCCGTCTACCCGGACGGGATCTGGTACGGCGGCGTCACCACCGACGACGCCGATCGGGTCGTCTCCTCGCACCTCGAAGACGACACCATCGTGTCGGATCTCGTCCACCAGACGCTATGA
- a CDS encoding DUF3209 family protein: MACEELEALRLALMNVTGTTDESVRQHAESELGDALEAGGPIAALAEASTLDEAERHLDAALLELEEEAMAADATDRDGAYLRGRVVAVRDAAASLRRLRADTDSLLEDLGEAHHTLHETFPVEE, encoded by the coding sequence ATGGCCTGTGAAGAACTCGAAGCGCTCAGACTCGCACTGATGAACGTCACCGGAACCACCGACGAGAGCGTGCGCCAGCACGCCGAGTCGGAACTCGGCGACGCCCTGGAGGCGGGCGGCCCGATCGCGGCGCTCGCCGAGGCGTCGACCCTCGACGAGGCCGAGCGGCACCTCGACGCCGCCCTCCTGGAGTTGGAGGAGGAGGCGATGGCGGCCGACGCCACCGACCGCGACGGCGCGTACCTCCGCGGCCGGGTCGTCGCCGTCCGCGACGCCGCGGCCAGCCTTCGGCGGCTCCGTGCCGATACCGATTCCCTCCTCGAGGACCTCGGCGAGGCCCACCACACGCTCCACGAGACGTTCCCGGTCGAGGAGTAG
- the cobN gene encoding cobaltochelatase subunit CobN has translation MPTIGLYTATENELGAVQAAADRIGEIDLEVRSEADLDDGTDVDAFVDDLESATAVVLWLHGGEGSMPGYDHAVERLREAGVPLIVNSTGDAYAVEDTTVSEDDREQVYEYLDRGGVVNLANCCRFLAATYGEGSAVDTDYDDPVDLPTEGVYHPDHPGASYEELRETHHPDKPTIGVWFYESHWTHANTRYVDGLVRALEAQGANVLPAFCNPATDEEGQENAEWVAREWFADDDGPVVDAVVSSFMFALSMSERGRDAADEGEGAEDVFLTELGVPVLQAITTMRSASRYEASDTGVMGFELALSVALPEFDGNVITHPISGKERMDDAAGIGSAPKQHFPIDDRIDHVARLAVNWAELRHLPNEEKDVAVVLHNYPPSDDGIGTAFGLDSPESAVNLLAELDDRGYAVDGAPTDGAELIDRLTSQLTLDSRWVAPEDVAELSVDTVSPSQYAEWFADADDRFREQVTDEWGDPPDRPFAIPGVEYGNVLVTVQPPRGFGMDPSKVYHDSDLQPPHDYYAFYAWLRNAYDADAVVHLGTHGSLEWLPGKTVGLDGASAPDQLIDDLPNVYPYIVNNPGEGAQAKRRSYAAIVDYLTPVMRSAGVYDDLASLEELVREYRKAGMEDARADDGEHLRERIEEVVAELDLATDLGIESAADADFEHLVERIHEYLTDVKTTQIRMGLHTMGEPPADDRLVEYLVALTRLENPGAPSLRESVAGVLGVDYDRMLDEPGAYDEDLGLYLSEAADRVHETSLELVSELAAREFDVPASEADAGPDDEVNMNLLVVDIDPLGDARADPGAHEDLRDVLKFICDEAAPRVAGAAEEIPRTAEALNGEHVPPGGSGAPTRGGVDLLPTARNFYTLDPRKVPAKTAWDVGRRVADGVAERHYEESAARSAAEQSSGERSDPRDEGEYPEEIGVVAWGTPTVRTRGETIAQVLALMGVEPVWTDAGRVDGVEPIPLDDLDRPRIDVTTRVSGLFRDAFPQAASVIHDAVDAVVDLDEPYEMNYVKKHVEQEAEELEADGVDADEAESLAAQRVFTTKPGGYGAGTNKAVDEGNWEDRSDLAEVYVQWGGYALGKRGKVSESHDSFERRLSSVEATVKIEDTDEQDEFDSSDWYAFHGGFISAVGELADAEPAAYVGDSSDPDNIDVYTNEEKVRKTMRARVLNPEWLDSMEEHGYKGAGDLSTTVDVALGWDATTGVVSDTLWSEVADAYAFDDERQEWLRDVNPWALESITGTLLEAIDRDLWDADRETEDRLRDINLSVEGDLEADAAGRQEAVSDD, from the coding sequence ATGCCGACAATCGGGCTCTACACCGCGACCGAAAACGAGTTGGGCGCGGTCCAGGCGGCGGCGGACCGAATAGGGGAGATCGACCTCGAAGTGCGCTCGGAGGCGGACCTCGACGACGGGACCGACGTCGACGCGTTCGTCGACGATCTCGAATCCGCGACCGCGGTCGTCCTCTGGCTCCACGGCGGCGAGGGGAGTATGCCGGGGTACGACCACGCCGTCGAGCGGCTCCGCGAGGCGGGCGTACCACTGATCGTGAACTCCACCGGCGACGCCTACGCCGTCGAGGACACCACCGTCTCCGAGGACGACCGCGAGCAGGTCTACGAGTACCTTGACCGCGGCGGCGTGGTGAACCTCGCGAACTGCTGTCGGTTCCTCGCGGCCACGTATGGGGAGGGGTCCGCCGTCGATACTGACTACGACGACCCCGTCGACCTCCCCACGGAGGGCGTCTACCATCCGGACCATCCCGGCGCGAGCTACGAGGAACTCCGCGAGACCCACCATCCCGACAAGCCCACGATCGGGGTGTGGTTCTACGAGTCCCACTGGACCCACGCCAACACACGGTACGTCGACGGGCTGGTCCGAGCGCTGGAGGCCCAGGGCGCGAACGTCCTCCCGGCGTTCTGCAACCCCGCGACCGACGAAGAGGGGCAGGAAAACGCCGAGTGGGTCGCCCGGGAGTGGTTCGCGGACGACGACGGTCCGGTCGTCGACGCGGTCGTGAGTTCGTTCATGTTCGCGCTGTCGATGAGCGAGCGCGGCCGCGACGCCGCCGACGAGGGGGAGGGCGCCGAGGACGTGTTCCTGACCGAACTCGGCGTGCCCGTGCTCCAGGCGATCACCACGATGCGCTCTGCGTCCCGGTACGAGGCGAGCGACACCGGCGTGATGGGGTTCGAGCTGGCGCTGTCGGTGGCGCTCCCGGAGTTCGACGGCAACGTCATCACCCACCCCATCAGCGGCAAGGAGCGGATGGACGACGCCGCGGGCATCGGGAGCGCGCCGAAACAGCACTTCCCGATCGACGACCGGATCGACCACGTCGCGCGGCTGGCGGTCAACTGGGCCGAGCTCCGCCATCTCCCCAACGAGGAGAAGGACGTGGCGGTCGTCCTCCACAACTACCCGCCGAGCGACGACGGGATCGGGACCGCGTTCGGGCTCGACAGCCCCGAGAGCGCGGTCAACCTGCTTGCGGAACTCGACGACCGCGGGTACGCCGTCGACGGCGCCCCGACCGACGGCGCGGAACTCATCGACCGACTGACCTCGCAACTGACGCTGGACTCCCGGTGGGTCGCCCCCGAGGACGTGGCGGAGTTGAGCGTGGATACCGTCTCACCGAGCCAGTACGCGGAGTGGTTCGCGGACGCGGACGACCGGTTCCGGGAGCAGGTGACCGACGAGTGGGGCGACCCCCCGGACCGTCCCTTCGCGATCCCGGGCGTCGAGTACGGCAACGTCCTGGTGACGGTCCAGCCGCCCCGCGGGTTCGGGATGGATCCCTCGAAGGTGTACCACGATTCGGACCTCCAGCCGCCGCACGACTACTACGCGTTCTACGCGTGGCTCCGGAACGCCTACGACGCCGACGCCGTCGTCCACCTCGGCACCCACGGCAGCTTGGAGTGGCTCCCCGGCAAGACGGTCGGGCTCGATGGCGCGAGCGCCCCCGACCAGCTGATCGACGACCTCCCCAACGTCTATCCGTACATCGTCAACAACCCCGGCGAGGGCGCGCAGGCCAAGCGCCGATCGTACGCCGCGATCGTCGACTACCTCACGCCCGTGATGCGCTCGGCGGGGGTCTACGACGACCTCGCGAGCCTCGAGGAACTCGTCCGCGAGTACCGGAAGGCCGGAATGGAGGACGCCCGCGCCGACGACGGCGAGCACCTCCGCGAGCGGATCGAGGAAGTCGTCGCCGAGTTGGATCTCGCGACCGACCTCGGGATCGAGTCCGCCGCGGACGCCGACTTCGAGCACCTCGTCGAGCGGATCCACGAGTACCTCACCGACGTCAAGACCACCCAGATCCGGATGGGGCTGCACACGATGGGCGAGCCCCCGGCGGACGACCGCCTCGTCGAGTACCTGGTCGCGCTCACGCGGCTCGAAAACCCCGGCGCGCCGAGTCTCAGGGAGAGCGTCGCGGGCGTGCTCGGGGTCGACTACGACCGGATGCTCGACGAACCCGGCGCCTACGACGAGGACCTCGGACTGTACCTCTCGGAGGCCGCCGACCGCGTCCACGAGACCTCACTCGAACTCGTCTCGGAACTCGCGGCCCGCGAGTTCGACGTGCCGGCCTCGGAGGCCGACGCCGGCCCCGACGACGAGGTGAACATGAACCTGCTGGTCGTCGACATCGACCCGCTGGGCGACGCGCGGGCCGATCCGGGCGCTCACGAGGACCTCCGGGACGTACTGAAATTCATCTGTGACGAAGCCGCGCCGCGGGTCGCGGGCGCGGCGGAGGAGATCCCCCGCACCGCGGAGGCGCTGAACGGCGAGCACGTCCCGCCGGGCGGCAGCGGCGCGCCGACGCGGGGCGGCGTCGACCTCCTGCCGACCGCGCGGAACTTCTACACCCTCGACCCGCGGAAGGTCCCCGCCAAGACGGCGTGGGACGTGGGCAGGCGGGTCGCCGACGGGGTCGCCGAGCGGCATTACGAGGAGAGCGCGGCGCGGAGCGCCGCGGAACAGTCGAGCGGGGAGCGAAGCGACCCGCGAGACGAGGGCGAATACCCCGAGGAGATCGGCGTCGTGGCGTGGGGCACGCCGACGGTTCGGACCCGCGGTGAGACCATCGCGCAGGTGCTCGCGCTGATGGGCGTGGAACCCGTCTGGACCGACGCCGGCCGCGTCGACGGCGTGGAGCCCATCCCGCTCGACGACCTCGACCGCCCGCGGATCGATGTCACCACCCGCGTCTCGGGGCTGTTCCGCGACGCGTTCCCGCAGGCGGCGAGCGTGATCCACGACGCCGTCGACGCCGTGGTCGACCTCGACGAACCCTACGAGATGAACTACGTCAAGAAACACGTCGAGCAGGAGGCCGAGGAGCTCGAAGCCGACGGCGTCGACGCCGACGAGGCCGAATCGCTCGCCGCCCAGCGCGTGTTCACCACGAAGCCGGGCGGCTACGGCGCGGGCACGAACAAGGCCGTCGACGAGGGTAACTGGGAGGACCGCTCCGATCTGGCAGAAGTGTACGTCCAGTGGGGCGGCTACGCCCTCGGGAAGCGTGGCAAGGTCAGCGAATCACACGACAGCTTCGAGCGGCGGCTCTCGTCGGTCGAGGCGACGGTCAAGATCGAGGACACCGACGAGCAAGACGAGTTCGACTCCTCGGATTGGTACGCGTTCCACGGCGGGTTCATCTCCGCGGTCGGGGAACTCGCCGACGCCGAACCCGCCGCCTACGTCGGCGACTCCAGCGACCCCGACAACATAGACGTCTACACCAACGAGGAGAAGGTCCGGAAGACGATGCGCGCACGGGTGCTCAACCCCGAGTGGCTCGACAGTATGGAGGAGCACGGCTACAAGGGCGCCGGCGACCTCTCGACCACCGTCGACGTGGCGCTGGGGTGGGACGCGACCACCGGGGTCGTCAGCGACACGCTCTGGTCCGAGGTCGCCGACGCCTACGCCTTCGACGACGAGAGGCAAGAGTGGCTCCGCGACGTGAACCCCTGGGCGCTTGAGAGCATCACCGGCACCCTGCTCGAAGCGATCGACCGGGACCTCTGGGACGCCGACCGCGAGACCGAAGACCGGCTCCGCGACATCAACCTCTCGGTGGAGGGCGACCTCGAAGCCGACGCCGCCGGGCGACAGGAGGCGGTCTCGGATGACTGA